AGTATTACACCTAATAAAACTATGGAAAACGCGCAGATTAAAACCTTCAACAAGACCATGGACAGCTTTATTGACAAGCTGCTTCCCGAACTGGAAGAGATATATAAAGATATTCATAGCAACCCCGAGTTATCAATGCAGGAATTCCGGACGGCTAAAATTGCTGCGGATTATTTAACCAAATATCAATATGAGGTTTCCACGGCCATAGGGGTAACCGGTGTGATAGGTTTGATGAAGAATGGAGACGGACCGACCGTAATGCTTCGTGCGGATATGGATGCGCTCCCTGTGACAGAGGCTACAGGACTACCTTATGCCAGCACTAAAGTAGCCCGGGATGAAGAAGGGATAGAGGTTGGTGTGTCGCATGTATGTGGTCATGACTTGCACGTCACCTGGCTCATGGGTGCTGCAAGGTTATTTTCCGAACATCGGGATCAATGGAAGGGAACTTTAATGCTCGTTTTTCAACCGGGAGAAGAAGTTGGCCGTGGTGCACAAGGCATGATCGATGATGGCATGATGGATCGTTTCCCTAAACCGGATATTATTCTCGGGCAGCATGTCATGGTAGGCGAATCGGGCACGGTTGGACATCGCAGCGGTGCGATCCTATCGGCAGGCAATAGTCTCAAGGTTAAGCTTTTCGGGCGTGGCGCACATGGTTCACAGCCACAGACTTCCATAGACCCGGTAATTATGGCGGCAGCTACTACCATGCGCTTACAAACCATTGTTTCCCGAGAGGTCGCACCCATAGAAAACGCCGTGCTGACCATCGGGGCATTGCAGGCCGGTACCAAAGAGAATATTATTCCTGATGATGCCACCCTGAAATTAAATATCCGCACTTTCGATGAGGGTGTGAGAGATCATATACTTTCGGCGGTTAAACGGATTTGTTGTGCAGAATGCGCTGCATCCAATGCACCAAGAGATCCCGAATTCACCACATTAGATAGCTATCCGGTAACTGAAAATGATGCTGTAGCTACCCGCAGAGTGGCTGAAGCCTTTGATGCACAATTTGGCGATAAGTCATATGAAACGCAACCAGCTTCTGCCAGTGAAGATTTCAGTATTTTTGGAAGAAGCTGGAAAGTACCTTACGTTTTTTGGTTCGTTGGCGGAACGGACGCTACAACATACCTGGAGGCTAAAAAGAACAATCAAATCAATTCTATTCCCAGCAACCATTCACCCAAATTTGCACCAGTCATAAACCCAACCTTAAAGACAGGATTGCTCGCCATGATGACAGCCGCTATAGCCTGGTTGGATTAGATTGTACTTCAAATGGATAAACTACATACACTTTACTATTTTCTTGATCTCGCAGGTACTTTTGTTTTTGCGATCAGCGGTGCAACGGCTGCAAAGCAACGGGGGCTGGATCTGTTTGGCATCTGCGTGATCGCATTTATAGTAGCTTGCGGCGGAGGGATTATGCGCGATCTTTGTATCGGCGCTATTCCACCCGCTGGCTTATCAAACTGGCGTTACCTGGTAGTAGCCATGATCGCTACTGGAATGACGTTAGGTTTATATCCTATTGTACAAAAACTGAATCAACCCGTGTTATTTTTCGATGCCCTGGGCTTATCTTTATTCGCGATAACCGGCGCGCAAAAAAGTCTAGCCTATGGTCATAATGGAGAAGTGGCGGTTCTTTTAGGAATCACTACTGCCGTTGGCGGTGGGGTATTACGCGATATTTTGCTCAATCGAATCCCAGTAATTTTAGAAAAAGAGATTTATGCATCGGCAGCCCTCTTAGGTGCTTTGATCGTGGTTTTAGGGAATCACTTAAAATGGATTTCAAGCGACTGGGTTTCCATCTTTGCTTTGATTATTTGTTTCGCAATACGTTTATTAGCGTTACATTATCACTGGAATCTGCCGGTTTATT
The Chitinophaga sp. MM2321 DNA segment above includes these coding regions:
- a CDS encoding M20 family metallopeptidase, which translates into the protein MENAQIKTFNKTMDSFIDKLLPELEEIYKDIHSNPELSMQEFRTAKIAADYLTKYQYEVSTAIGVTGVIGLMKNGDGPTVMLRADMDALPVTEATGLPYASTKVARDEEGIEVGVSHVCGHDLHVTWLMGAARLFSEHRDQWKGTLMLVFQPGEEVGRGAQGMIDDGMMDRFPKPDIILGQHVMVGESGTVGHRSGAILSAGNSLKVKLFGRGAHGSQPQTSIDPVIMAAATTMRLQTIVSREVAPIENAVLTIGALQAGTKENIIPDDATLKLNIRTFDEGVRDHILSAVKRICCAECAASNAPRDPEFTTLDSYPVTENDAVATRRVAEAFDAQFGDKSYETQPASASEDFSIFGRSWKVPYVFWFVGGTDATTYLEAKKNNQINSIPSNHSPKFAPVINPTLKTGLLAMMTAAIAWLD
- a CDS encoding trimeric intracellular cation channel family protein, translated to MDKLHTLYYFLDLAGTFVFAISGATAAKQRGLDLFGICVIAFIVACGGGIMRDLCIGAIPPAGLSNWRYLVVAMIATGMTLGLYPIVQKLNQPVLFFDALGLSLFAITGAQKSLAYGHNGEVAVLLGITTAVGGGVLRDILLNRIPVILEKEIYASAALLGALIVVLGNHLKWISSDWVSIFALIICFAIRLLALHYHWNLPVYSKNKPA